The following proteins are co-located in the Solenopsis invicta isolate M01_SB chromosome 7, UNIL_Sinv_3.0, whole genome shotgun sequence genome:
- the LOC105204889 gene encoding MOB kinase activator-like 3 isoform X1, giving the protein MTTLSGFIEFFQKGKTFRPKKKFAHGTLRYSLYKQAQASLNSGINLRSVVKLPPGEDMNDWIAVHVVDFFNRINLIYGTVSEYCDSASCPAMSGGARFEYLWADGEKYKKPTALPAPQYVALLMDWIEAQINNETVFPVSTDVPFPKTFVPLCRKILTRLFRVFVHVYIHHFDRIVAIGAEAHVNTCYKHFYYFVTEFDLINPKELEPLAEMTAKVCKDSVSPTQSTAPSSNQSR; this is encoded by the exons ATGACTACATTAAGCGGATTTATAGAATTCTTCCAGAAAGGCAAG ACTTTTAGaccgaaaaaaaagtttgctcATGGAACATTGCGTTATTCTTTATACAAACAAGCTCAAGCTTCTCTTAATTCTGGGATCAATCTGAGATCTGTCGTCAAATTACCTCCTGGAGAAGATATGAATGATTGGATTGCTGTTCATG ttgtagatttttttaacagaataaatcttatatatgGTACTGTATCTGAATACTGCGATTCGGCATCTTGTCCAGCGATGAGCGGTGGAGCACGTTTCGAATATTTGTGGGCAGATGgtgaaaagtataaaaagcCAACAGCGTTACCAGCTCCACAATATGTTGCTCTTCTTATGGATTGGATTGAAgctcaaataaataatgaaacagTTTTTCCAGTATCAACAG ATGTGCCATTTCCCAAAACATTTGTGCCACtatgtagaaaaattttgaCACGTCTTTTTAGAGTCTTTGTTCATGTGTATATCCATCATTTTGATCGCATTGTAGCAATAGGAGCA gaAGCACATGTGAATACATGTTACAAGCATTTCTACTATTTTGTAAcagaatttgatttaattaatcctAAAGAATTAGAACCTTTAGCTGAAATGACTGCCAAAGTTTGTAAGGATAGTGTGTCTCCTACTCAAAGTACAGCACCATCAAGCAACCAAAGCAGATAG
- the LOC105204889 gene encoding MOB kinase activator-like 3 isoform X2 codes for MIGLLFMVYEIFSDNIKLFVDFFNRINLIYGTVSEYCDSASCPAMSGGARFEYLWADGEKYKKPTALPAPQYVALLMDWIEAQINNETVFPVSTDVPFPKTFVPLCRKILTRLFRVFVHVYIHHFDRIVAIGAEAHVNTCYKHFYYFVTEFDLINPKELEPLAEMTAKVCKDSVSPTQSTAPSSNQSR; via the exons ATGATTGGATTGCTGTTCATGgtatatgaaatatttagtgacaatataaaattat ttgtagatttttttaacagaataaatcttatatatgGTACTGTATCTGAATACTGCGATTCGGCATCTTGTCCAGCGATGAGCGGTGGAGCACGTTTCGAATATTTGTGGGCAGATGgtgaaaagtataaaaagcCAACAGCGTTACCAGCTCCACAATATGTTGCTCTTCTTATGGATTGGATTGAAgctcaaataaataatgaaacagTTTTTCCAGTATCAACAG ATGTGCCATTTCCCAAAACATTTGTGCCACtatgtagaaaaattttgaCACGTCTTTTTAGAGTCTTTGTTCATGTGTATATCCATCATTTTGATCGCATTGTAGCAATAGGAGCA gaAGCACATGTGAATACATGTTACAAGCATTTCTACTATTTTGTAAcagaatttgatttaattaatcctAAAGAATTAGAACCTTTAGCTGAAATGACTGCCAAAGTTTGTAAGGATAGTGTGTCTCCTACTCAAAGTACAGCACCATCAAGCAACCAAAGCAGATAG
- the LOC105204623 gene encoding mitochondrial-processing peptidase subunit beta: MATRLLKISSALRTYSNKTSLVKVSKQWQSTAASLKETLINQPATRVTTLDSGMRVASEDSGAATATVGLWIDSGSRYETDDNNGVAHFMEHMAFKGTAKRSQTDLELEIENMGAHLNAYTSREQTVFYAKCLSQDVPKAIEILSDIIQNSKLGENEIERERGVILREMQEVETNLQEVVFDHLHAAAYQGTSLGRTILGPTKNIKSISRDDLIKYVKNHYGPPRFVLAGAGGVDHSQLIELANKHFGKMTGPEYDEIPDYIKSCRYTGSEIRVRDDTIPLAHVAIAVEGAGWAEADNIPLMVANTLIGGWDRSQGGGVNNASSLAKACAEQGLCHSYQSFNTCYKDTGLWGIYFVCDPMQCEDMTSHIQHEWMKLCTLVTEKDVARAKNILKTNMFLQLDGTTAVCEDIGRQMLCYNRRIPLHELEMRIDSVTAETIQNVGMKYIFDHCPVIAAVGPVENLPDYNNIRGAMYWLRV, from the exons ATGGCCACTCGTCTGCTAAAAATTAGCAGCGCGCTGCGTACATATTCCAACAAAACTAGCCTTGTAAAG GTATCAAAACAATGGCAATCAACTGCTGCTTCTCTGAAAGAAACGCTTATCAATCAACCAGCTACAAGAGTTACAACTTTGGATAGTGGAATGAGAGTTGCCAGCGAAGATAGTGGAGCTGCAACAGCTACTGTCGGTCTTTGGATAGACTCTGGTAGTCGATATGAAACAGATGACAACAATGGTGTTGCTCATTTCATGGAACATATGGCTTTTAAG GGTACTGCTAAACGATCTCAAACTGATTTAGAATTGGAAATAGAGAATATGGGGGCACATCTGAATGCCTATACAAGTCGAGAACAAACAGTGTTTTATGCAAAATGTTTATCGCAGGATGTACCAAAAGCCATTGAGATTCTCAGcgatattatacaaaattctaaGCTGGGTGAAAATGAGATTGAAAGGGAGCGTGGTGTTATCTTGCGTGAAATGCAGGAGGTTGAAACAAATTTGCAGGAAGTCGTATTTGATCATTTGCATGCCGCTGCATATCAAGGCACATCCTTAGGACGGACAATATTAGGGCCTAcgaaaaatatcaaaagtatTTCGCGAGATGATCTTATTAAATATGTGAAAAATCACTATGGACCACCTAG ATTTGTACTAGCTGGTGCTGGCGGTGTGGATCACAGTCAATTAATTGAACTTGCCAATAAGCATTTCGGCAAAATGACAGGACCGGAATATGATGAAATTCCAGATTATATTAAATCTTGTCGCTATACCGGCTCTGAAATAAGAGTACGTGATGATACGATTCCTCTCGCCCATGTTGCGATTGCTGTTGAAg GTGCTGGATGGGCTGAGGCAGATAATATTCCTCTGATGGTTGCAAATACCCTCATAGGAGGATGGGATCGTAGTCAAGGAGGAGGAGTAAACAACGCAAGCAGTTTAGCTAAAGCTTGTGCAGAACAAGGCTTATGCCATAGTTATCAGAGTTTTAATACATGTTACAAA gaCACAGGACTCTGGGGAATATATTTCGTTTGCGATCCTATGCAATGTGAAGATATGACATCGCATATTCAACATGAATGGATGAAGCTATGCACGTTGGTTACTGAGAAAGATGTGGCACgtgcaaaaaatattcttaaaaccAATATGTTCTTACAGTTGGATGGAACTACTGCTGTTTGTGAAGATATTGGCCGTCAAATGTTATGTTATAATCGCCGTATTCCACTTCATGAGCTCGAGATGAGGATAGAT agtGTAACTGCTGAAACCATTCAAAATGTtggtatgaaatatatttttgatcacTGTCCAGTGATCGCGGCAGTTGGTCCTGTTGAAAATTTACCAgattacaataatattcgtGGAGCTATGTATTGGCTCAGGGTGTAA
- the LOC105204548 gene encoding RNA-binding protein 5, with amino-acid sequence MYSNNIDPWEPGYGPERRSHNSDYDYRSDYGNNRSPEYSEHRDVDHRDRDHRSPDYRNHRGRDRDRERDRSRDRRDRSRDDRDRSYRDREDRYGRQRDRDSVERDRDRDRDRDRDRDRSRRDRDRDRDRDRRGKREDRDRDRDDDHSRESLDFEHDHGRAYGSSMEGIHYKSQSPNNTIMIRGLAQHITENDVRQDILNCGLMPKDIRLIRKKDTGASRGFAFVEFNATQEAARWMEMKQGVLMLQDQYRALMQYSIPKECHVDKPPAKNTQDWHCVKCGAHNFKRRETCFKCSASRAESEEGGEGSDEISPHPTNTVLLRGLDVLTTEDSVLQAMKNLSSMPIRSIRIGRDSLTNTSRGVCYLEMGNVVDAMYLHTALTKQGLVVDGRKVEITYCKLHQINNTNAWKSNETQPQRYTLDDVAQLAEYSANLYAKTPAQKAHYLQYYTQYYQNQIMQGSAITLPSLNQTDRVNAAAAVAQSAIQQLQASRKLGSETDDVKGRPTPTAPSSTTLASGRVPAHSSDGKVYSVPDVSTYHYDESSGYYYDPSTGLYYDPNSQYYYNSHTQQFLYWDAESFSYQPAKTTTNTTQGATSTITATASSTDSANTISNQATTLSTANAAQEASKEDENKKKDSKQDKVKVAKKIAKDMERWAKTLNQKKENAKSNWNSEFAGMDGNQGVGSGAADAGYAILEKKTITNPYHEDEDQSGNGLVAAYGGGSDTEEEIEDVQQEEKQHTDWSKLACLLCKRQFPSKEGLLRHQQLSDLHKQNLENWYQVRGLDPNDPQQRNNKYRDRAKERRAKYGEPEPPQPNKLKEKYLKTRVEEMSVSYEEPTRAGIGSDNVGNKLLQKMGWSEGMGLGKSNQGRTSIIEAERRVPTAGLGAKTSSYSALPGDTYKDCVKKMMYARYQELSDT; translated from the exons ATGTATAGCAATAACATTGATCCTTGGGAGCCTGGCTATGGGCCAGAACGAAGAAGTCACAATTCCGACTATGACTACCGTAGTGATTATGGAAACAACAGATCGCCGGAGTATTCGGAGCACCGTGACGTTGATCATCGAGATAGGGACCATCGCAGTCCAGATTACAGAAATCATCGTGGGAGAGACAGAGATCGCGAAAGAGATCGTTCGAGGGATAGGAGAGACCGTAGCAGGGATGATCGTGACCGCAGTTATAGGGATCGCGAAGATCGTTATGGTAGACAAAGAGATAGAGACTCTGTAGAAAGGGACAGGGATAGGGATAGAGACCGGGATAGAGATAGGGACCGTTCCAGACGCGACAGGGATCGGGATAGAGATAGGGATCGTAGGGGGAAACGGGAggatcgcgatcgcgatcgcgacgACGATCACAGTCGAGAGAGTTTGGACTTTGAACATGACCATGGCCGTGCCTATGGCTCGTCCATGGAAGGGATCCACTACAAATCGCAATCGCCCAACAACACCATAATGATACGTGGGCTCGCTCAGCATATTACTGAAAATGAC GTGCGGCAAGACATCCTCAACTGTGGTCTTATGCCAAAGGACATCAGGCTGATTCGAAAAAAAGATACAG GTGCTTCGCGAGGTTTCGCATTCGTCGAGTTTAACGCGACTCAGGAGGCCGCACGATGGATGGAGATGAAACAG GGAGTGCTGATGCTGCAGGATCAATATCGCGCATTGATGCAGTACAGTATACCAAAAGAGTGTCATGTGGATAAGCCACCGGCGAAGAATACGCAGGATTGGCACTGTGTTAAG TGTGGAGCACACAATTTCAAACGGCGTGAGACTTGCTTCAAGTGTTCCGCCTCGCGAGCGGAAAGCGAGGAAGGCGGGGAAGGCAGCGACGAGATTAGCCCGCATCCCACGAACACCGTGCTTTTACGGGGATTAGACGTATTAACGACTGAAGATTCGGTTCTGCAAGCGATGAAGAATCTGTCGTCGATGCCAATACGTAGTATTCGAATCGGTCGCGATTCCCTCACGAATACGTCCAGGGGAGTATGCTACCTGGAGATGGGCAACGTAGTAGACGCCATGTACTTGCATACCGCGCTCACGAAACAAGGATTGGTGGTCGATGGCAGGAAGGTAGAGATAACGTACTGTAAACTTCATCAAATTAACAATACGAATGCGTGGAAGTCGAACGAGACTCAGCCACAAAGGTATACTTTGGACGACGTCGCTCAATTGGCTGAATACAGTGCCAATTTGTATGCCAAAACGCCTGCACAGAAGGCCCATTACCTTCAGTATTACACGCAATACTATCAAAATCAGATAATGCAGGGCTCCGCGATCACATTACCGTCCTTGAATCAGACGGACAGAGTAAACGCGGCCGCGGCGGTAGCGCAATCCGCTATACAACAATTACAGGCATCTAGAAAGCTAGGAAGTGAAACCGACGATGTGAAAGGACGACCAACGCCTACAGCACCGTCGAGTACAACGTTAGCGAGCGGAAGAGTTCCAGCACACTCCAGCGATGGGAAAGTATACT CTGTACCAGACGTCAGCACTTATCATTATGACGAATCATCCGGCTACTATTATGATCCTAGCACAGGATTATATTACGATCCAAATtcgcaatattattataacagtCATACGCAACAGTTTCTTTATTGGGACGCTGAATCATTCTCTTATCAACCAGCTAAG ACAACTACAAATACGACACAGGGAGCTACAAGCACGATAACAGCAACAGCAAGTAGCACAGATTCCGCGAACACAATTAGCAATCAAGCTACAACTTTGTCGACTGCTAATGCGGCTCAGGAGGCATCCAAAGAGGATGAGAATAAGAAAAAGGACAGCAAACAGGACAAAGTGAAAGTAGCAAAGAAAATAGCGAAAGACATGGAACGTTGGGCAAAAACCTTGAATCAAAAGAAGGAGAATGCTAAGAGTAATTGGAATTCTGAATTTGCTGGTATGGACGGTAATCAGGGTGTTGGAAGCGGTGCGGCAGATGCAGGATATGCTATCTTGGAAAAGAAAACTATCACGAATCCTTACCACGAGGACGAGGATCAAAGTGGTAATGGATTGGTAGCTGCTTATGGAGGCGGTAGTGATACGGAGGAAGAGATAGAAGACGTGCAACAGGAAGAGAAACAGCATACAGATTGGAGTAAGCTGGCATGCTTACTCTGCAAACGACAGTTTCCAAGCAAAGAGGGATTACTTCGTCATCAACAGTTATCTGATCTCCACaaacaaaatttggaaaacTGGTATCAAGTACGCGGACTGGATCCCAATGATCCACAacagagaaataataaatacagagATCGTGCCAAGGAAAGGAGGGCCAAGTACGGTGAGCCTGAGCCACCACAGCCTaacaaattaaaagagaaatatttaaagaCAAGAGTGGAAGAAATGTCGGTATCTTATGAGGAGCCTACGAGAGCTGGTATCGGATCCGACAATGTCGGTAATAAATTACTGCAAAAAATGGGTTGGAGCGAAGGAATGGGATTAGGAAAATCTAATCAGGGTAGAACGAGTATTATCGAAGCTGAGAGACGTGTTCCTACAGCCGGCTTAGGAGCGAAGACTTCGTCGTACAGCGCTTTACCGGGTGACACCTATAAGGACTGCGTGAAAAAAATGATGTACGCGCGATACCAAGAATTGTCTGACACGTAG